From Numida meleagris isolate 19003 breed g44 Domestic line chromosome 4, NumMel1.0, whole genome shotgun sequence, the proteins below share one genomic window:
- the CYTL1 gene encoding cytokine-like protein 1: MLLSLLALLSAALLARAAPPTCYSRVLSLSKEITESFKELQTSKAKDPCVETLPRLYLDIHNYCVLTKLRDFVAYPRCERVLEVSELKEKARSLYTIMISYCRRDLAFLTDDCNALESPIHSSIESSEDIDS; this comes from the exons ATGCTGCTGAGCCtgcttgctctgctctctgcagccctgctaGCCAGAGCAGCTCCTCCAACTTGCTACTCCAGGGTGTTATCTCTGAGCAAAGAAATCACTGAGTCCTTCAAGGAGCTGCAGACCTCCAAGGCTAAG GACCCATGTGTGGAGACGCTGCCCAGGCTGTACTTGGACATCCAC AATTACTGTGTGCTGACAAAACTCCGTGACTTTGTGGCTTACCCCAGATGTGAGAGAGTGCTGGAAGTGAGtgagctgaaggaaaaagcCCGGAGCCTGTACACTATTATGATCTCCTACTGCAGAAGG GACCTGGCGTTCCTTACTGATGACTGTAACGCTCTGGAAAGTCCCATCCACTCTTCCATTGAGTCCTCTGAAGACATTGACAGCTAA